Genomic window (Pseudodesulfovibrio alkaliphilus):
TCGTTTCTTTTGGGGCAGGATACGCACTTTGTATTACAAAGTGCTTTTGGCTTCGCCAATCCTGCCTTGTCCGCCGACAAGGTAGGGGGTTCCCCCCTCGCTGCCAGGGGCAGCTTCACCCGTTTGGGCCTTCCTAAACGGTCCCGGCCAGGAGGCATGATGAAAAGGAAAATCGTCCCGGTTCGCATGGATGAGGAATTGCTTGTCAGACTCGATGCGCGAAAGAAGGAGCTGGGGGCCAGCGGGCGGTCCGAGCTGGTCCGTGAAGCGGTCCGCCTGTTCGTCAGAAGCGGGCAACCGGAATTGAACCGCCAGATGGTCAGCGAGTTCAAGGCGTGGCGCACGATGTTCCGTGGCGTGGGGACGAATCTGAACCAGCTCGCCATACACATGAATTCAAACTATCCCCTGCCAGTAATCCAGGCCCTTGAAGTCTTGGACAAACTGAACACTGCCTTCAAGGGCATGGCCGACAACCTGAAGAGGATGCGAAATGACCTCGAACTATAGTGCCAGGGAGGAGAAGTTTCAGATTGGGCGGGCGCGTCACAGCAAGGCCGGGACGCTCCCCATGCCCGGAGGGCCTTCAGCCCCCAGGCGGCAGGGACGCACCCCGCAGGCGGTCGTGAAGGTGGCGGGGTGGGCAAGCACCCCTTCATCGGTCAAGCGCATGCTCGACTACATCGCGCGGGCCGACAAGGAGGACCAGGAGCTTGTAGCCCTGGAAGCCGAGGACGGGATTACACGCAAGGGGCAGGCCGAGGTTGACGAGGTGTTCAACGAATGGAAGCCCGACTTCAACAGGAAGTCTTCCCAATCGCAGAAATCGCCGCGCCATGCCGTGCACCTGGTTCTTTCGGCCAAGGCCGAAATCACGAGCAGCAACCTCAAGCACACGCTCATAGCAGCCAGGGCGACCGCTGAGAAACACTTTGGTGAACAGGGATTCAAGTATGCCTTGGGGGTCCACCAGGACGGCAAATACCCGCACGTCCATGTGGTGGTCAAAACGACCAACACAGACAAGCAGGCGAAAAAGCTTCGGCTCGGCCCGGCCCAATTGCTTGAGGTCAGACAAACCTTGGCCCAGGAGTTGACCAACAGAGGGCTTGCCCATGTCGCCACGCGGGAACCAGCGAAACGCAAGGTCCGTCACTCGAACATGAAGGGACCGAAGCCGGACACGCTCAATCGAG
Coding sequences:
- a CDS encoding ribbon-helix-helix domain-containing protein, with product MDFNSSKKSRVANDSFLLGQDTHFVLQSAFGFANPALSADKVGGSPLAARGSFTRLGLPKRSRPGGMMKRKIVPVRMDEELLVRLDARKKELGASGRSELVREAVRLFVRSGQPELNRQMVSEFKAWRTMFRGVGTNLNQLAIHMNSNYPLPVIQALEVLDKLNTAFKGMADNLKRMRNDLEL
- a CDS encoding relaxase/mobilization nuclease domain-containing protein codes for the protein MLDYIARADKEDQELVALEAEDGITRKGQAEVDEVFNEWKPDFNRKSSQSQKSPRHAVHLVLSAKAEITSSNLKHTLIAARATAEKHFGEQGFKYALGVHQDGKYPHVHVVVKTTNTDKQAKKLRLGPAQLLEVRQTLAQELTNRGLAHVATREPAKRKVRHSNMKGPKPDTLNRVKIVLERMEKEQRQFERALSRSNPKVHVTKFQRQQGMRPNSPTFSGKPSSGNHQESR